The following nucleotide sequence is from Aspergillus luchuensis IFO 4308 DNA, chromosome 1, nearly complete sequence.
ATCTTTATGGTAAGTTCGACAGAATTTATTGCACATGCTTCAATCAAGCTTCCCTCCCCAATCTCGATGATGAAAACTTTTCCTACATTCGCAGTTTCCACGCTAGCCGTCGCGAGAACCCATTCTAGACGTGCTCTGTGCGCAATACTTCCTTGGATGTCTGACGAGATTGAATGCCTTTGCCTTTGCTTCTACAGATTTCATGTAGTTGAACTTGTGGCTAACTGGATTAAAGTTATAGGTTCACTTTAGATGCATATCTGCTTCGATATAGATATCAGGAGGAATACTAGACCAAGACATACTCGTCAGTCTGCAGGATAATGGACATGACGCAGAAGCAGCTAGCTACTGATCACCCAGTAGCTTTATGCTTTTCTCAGGATATCTGTCTAGATAATGCAAGAATTATGATCTGTACAAATACCTCTCCTCAAGTAAACCAAGACCGTAGCTGTACCTCTGGCCCTTAAATTTCAATAAAAGCACTATACCTGTCACACCATGCGACTCCCGAAACAAGCCAACGGAGAGCGCGGAAATACTAAGGGTACTTAGCCAAGCAGCAGCTACTACTTACCTTTTACCTAACCATCCACCtatccctcttctcccattaCTATACCTACCTCTACTTGTCTCCCAATCCAATGGCCTACAAGTAATTTACAACCCAACcatctcaccaccatcaagtACAACAACATACAGCAACAACCATGTCCTCCGAACTCCGCCAACGCCAAAAACCAACCCCATCCAAACCCTCCAAAACCACCAacaaatcctcctcatcatcatcatcctcatcacccaaAAATGGCATCTCCATCCTAGACATCATCCGTGTGCTGGCCACACTCCTAATCGCCTCGTGCGGTCTCTCCTACTACATGACCTCATCCGAATCCATCCTCTGGAACTACCGACCCTGGTTCACCCGTTGGCCAGTCCTAGTCCGCTACATCGTATGCCTCATCCCTCTCacatcacacacacacacatctaCTAACAATCCCCAACAGCAAGGCCCCCTCCTCCTAACCCCCGCCGAACTCTCCCTCTACAACGGCACGGACCCCACCCTGCCCATCTACCTCTCCATCAACGGCACCATCTACGACGTATCCGCGAACCCGCTCGTCTACGGCGCCGGCGGCCACTACAACTTCTTCACGGGGCGGGATGCGACGCGCGCCTTCGTGACGGGATGCTTCAAGGAAGATCTCACGCCTGATATGCGCGGCGTCGAGGAGATGTTCATCCCGATCGATGAtcccgaggaggagaagcgatTGACTAATGGGCAGAGGAAGGTGCGGAGAGAGCAGGATTTGAGGATCGCTAAGCAGAGGATTCATAAGGCCGTGGCGCATTGGATGGGGTTCTTTGCGAATCATAAGAAGTATTATGAGGTCGGGAAGGTCGTGGGACtcgaggaggtggtgaagagggaagaggaggagggcgttAAGAGGGAGCTTTGTACGGCTGCGAGGCAgcagaggatgacgagggaGCAGGttgagaaggcgaagggGGGGAAATAGTAGGTTGgattatttaaatagcttatatgtatgtatggtgtATGATAGTGGTTttggtgggggagaagagggagggggggtatTATCGTGTCTTGGGAATTTGTTATCTAGATGATAGATGCATAATCATGTGAAGATTGAAGATATCCATCCACACGTTTGATATCGCTACAAGTACATGTATCCAGTCATCGACTGATTCGCTACGCAATTCTTAAAACCATGAACATGGCCATCTACAAGGAACGTGTTTGGAACAGATTTTGGTTGAATTTCAGCCAGTCATATTCTAACTTGACATGTCCATCAAATCGCCCAGCCCGACTTTCCGAATTTTCATTCGAGTGATATCATATCGTTGCACAAAGAAAAATGCGACGCGCGAGGAAAAATATTCATAGCGTCATACGTTTACTCGGCGGTGACGGCGCGGGCTATTACCGATGTCAGTATTCCatctctctcacacacacacatgtACTGTAGGATTCTGTAAAGGGGGTGCGTACTGTAGATGTTCATCTTGGAGTGACCAACAACCTTCTTGATCTgtcccttctcctcaagGTCAGCAAGGGCCTGGCGGGCCAAGCTGCCGTTGATCTTGAGACGGTCGACCAGAGTGGCGACAGTGATCAGACGGTAGGACTGGACATCCTTGTTGAGACGCTCAGCGGTCTGCTTCTCGAGGACGACGGCGTGCTGGGCCTTGTCCTTGACTATATTCGGGGAAAAAATCGATGTCAGTAAATCATATTCCTCTTTTCATTTTGTTCTCGGTTTTTGTGTATCGGTTCGCGATCGATCGCATTCATGCATCATGTGCGTTGGTTGTGTGTgatatccatccatccatcgctATCGGGTAACATGTAGAtgtgtgcttcttctttctcttcgttcGATACAATAACAGGCGATCTTCGACTCTTGAACTCGATGGGGGAATTATAataatggtgatggtgatgatggagaacGGGGAGTTATAGCGtacccttgcccttggacCACTTCTTTCTGGTAGGAGCCTgcgaaataatattagtattgaTACATCTTCCCCCTTTCTGCACTGCGAGTGCTACTCGGCGATGGTACTCACCATTTTGACTGTCTGATGTAGCTGTTCGACGGAGGAGAGCTGCACAACAGATCGAACGGTCTGAAGTTTGAGTGCCCAAGTGCGAAATTCGAGTGGGGGATGACTCAGCGTCACGTGCGGATGAACCCTAAGCCCTGGGCTGTCGGTGCCGCTCGGTTAGCATTGGCTGCTGCAATGTCGGATGTGATTGGTCGGTCGGGGTACACCTCTTTATACAGAGTATGCTTGATGGTATAGTACGCAGTACTGGAGTATAAGGGTCTGCTATACATAGGTGGTACCCAAAGgttataattaagattaagtaTAGTTTCCGCTATGTACACAGGTATTGTATCAGTTCGTTATAGGGTTTCCCTCATGAATCTCCCTCGTAAAAGCATGCCCGGCTTTGATGCCATTGGGtgtatagtagtataaaGGACCAGCTGGCAATATGATCATTCAGCCGGATGAATGTGCTTTGTGGCACTCCTCGACGGCGAACTCATCTGCTCGTACCAGGTCCGTAGCTACTTCCCTTGACTTTACCATTGATGGTAGTGGTAACCTTGAATTGTGGCGCATCTTCGACACTCTCAAGGTGGCCAAGTACAAAGTCGTCCGGGGTTCCAAACCAGAACTTcgaatcatcatcctcatcgaaaGACAGCCATCGCACCTCGTATCGTCCGGTCTCGCTTCGCGGAACGGGGATGCGCGTAACTAACGGCTGGCTATACGGCGACCAGTACCGAACAGCAGCGTAGGCGGTATTCGCTGTGGTTATAAGTAATTGCGTCTTGGAATGGTGCCACACGACCTGTCTAACAGTATGTTCGTGGACTAGCGCCGACAACAGGACTGGGGTGCTCTCCAAATCCCATATCCAGACAATGTTTGGTCGCGTCGGATCGACGGTGCCCAGAAGAGTCCCGCTGGCGCTAAAGGCCATGATCGACACTCCCCGGGGCGCCCCGGATGGCTCGACTGGCATACCGAACGCAGAGGAGCTTGATGCTTCAGCATATTCAAGGTCTCCGTCAGCTGCATAGCGTTCCCGCCAGACACTGGGGGAATTCTGCTCTATCTGAAAGACATGGGACAGTGTGATAGAACAGGAAAACTAGATTTATCAGCTTTGTCATGCATAGAGCAGCCATCCGGAGTCATCTTACTGTTCGTGTCTTGAGAATGTCAACAGTCCCATCGACCTTTCCAACAACCAGAAGCTCTGACACACCGCGTTGCCCGGTAACAGGGCTCCACTCTATCCCTCTAACGCCGAGGTCGAGCGAACTATCGATGCCCGAGGGGCCACTATACGTTCTGAAGAGCTGCCCATCAGCCGTGAAAATGAGGACTCTGGTGCCCGCACTCGCAGCATCCCACACGGCTATCCATCTCCCGTCCGGACTCCATTTGAGGCCCTGAGCGTCTATTGTAGGCAAGACTGCTCGGCCTATGAGCTCGTAAGATCGAAATTCGTGAATGGTCAATAGATCAACTGCATCCGGCTTCAGAAGAACAGCAAATTGCCTTGTTTTGGGCCGGTAACCGAAGCCATTGCTGTTCGAAAACTTGGGACTTTTGATGATTTGGCTTCGACCAGAGTCCAATCCGAAAACTGTTATTTTCGTGTTCCAGGCATGAAAGAACACGACCTCGTTCTCATCGCCTCCGAAGTCGACGTATGTAGCGCCAGGCTCAATGCTTTCGATTTCTGCGAGCAATTGCAACGGGTCCAATTGCCAGACCAGGATCCGTGAATCACTAGAACAAAGCACGCGTCTTCCCGGGGAACTCACTCCTGCGTAGGAGTGCGTGCTTGAAGGTAAAACAGGCTTGGATCTGGAGAACTTCAAGGACTTTGAAGCAAGCTCCTTAAGCTTGACAATCTGTACCTCTTTAAAATCAGGCGATGCCGGGTCCAGATGGATGACAAGATCTTTGCCATTCAATTGCGCGGCATAGTCGCCATTCTCAGATAGAGAGATTGTGTTTGAGACTAAAGTCATCATCAGTGATACAGTTTGCTACCAAAACGGCTATAAACGCACCCCCTGCTCCGGTAGAGTCCATTGTTGATTTCAGCTGCAGCTAGGTTCAGTAACTGCCGTCGAGATGCAGTACAGAAATTATGACGCGTGCATGTACTCCTGGTATCATGCGCATCCTAGACACTGTTTCTCATCACGAGCTTCCAGGGATCGAAGTCCTGGGACTGTTTTGAAGGTTTCATTATTTATCTGAACCCACTTTATTGGAAGGCGCCAAGGCTTCACATAGATTAGGTAAGCAGTACTATGAAAAGACAAAATTGACAGCTGCTAATGATAGCCATGCGTATCAGCAAAGTCTGCAAAGTTTGAAAGAGAGAAGTATTCATTCTCAGTCTTATCTCATGCAATATATAAGCATCTGACCTCTTGTACGACGAGAAACAGGCATATTGAGAAGACAGCTGAGTGGCGTGTGCATGTTCTTTCCCCGGATAAGATAAGAGGATCAACATTGATCCCCTCcgaaataaattaattgtCGGCAAAAAAGCGCCCGCCATCCGCATCATTTGCGACGTACCAGACTCCAGATACCCTCCGCAAACCGCTACCTTGATTGCTCCTTTCGGGGACAAGAATCTCTTAGTTCGTAAAGATTCGTCTCCCTCGGTTCTCACCCCCCTGGCTGGGGCACTTCTTCCCCAAGTTTCTACGCCCAAACGTGAAAATGGCGGTCCCGGAGACACAGCCCGCTCCGCAAGGAAGCGTCGCAGACCAGAATGCGCCTGtagctgcggctgctgaaCCGAGAAAGAAGCTCCTTGGAAGACAGTTCTACGAGAGTATTGGAAGCCCGAAGTACATCATTGCACCTATGGTGGACCGTTCTGAGTTTGTAGGTTCCTCTATGAACGTACTCTTCGATCACAACTAATCGTCCCGGAGGCGTGGCGCATGCTCACTAGGTCGTTCATGACACCGGAAGACCAGAAGAAGGTTCTTGCATACTCCCCCATGTACCATGCGCGCTTGTTCCGTGAGCAAGCGAATGTCCGCGTACAGCACTTCCACCCTACTCGCGCTGCCGCCGGCAAAGGCGAGGATGAGTCGCCATATCTCGACGGAAACCCTTCGTTCGATCGGCCTCTGTTTGTACAGTTCTGCGCCAATGATCCTGATGATTTCTTGGAAGCCGCGCGCCATGTGGCACCATACTGCGATGCGGTGGATCTCAATCTGGGATGTCCTCAAGGCATTGCGAAGAGGGGTCACTATGGTGCTTTCCTCCAGGAAGACTGGGATCTGATTTACAAGCTGATCAACCGACTTCACAACGAACTCTCGATCCCAGTCACTGCCAAATTCCGTATCCAGGAAACGAAAGAGAAGACGCTCGAATATGCGAAGATGATCTTGTCCGCTGGTGCGAACATAATCACAGTGCACGGACGCAGAAGAGAACAGAAAGGCCACAACACCGGACTGGCTGATTGG
It contains:
- a CDS encoding 40S ribosomal eS25 domain-containing protein (BUSCO:EOG09265SHL;~COG:J;~EggNog:ENOG410PQUS;~InterPro:IPR004977;~PFAM:PF03297), translating into MYSRPLYSSTAYYTIKHTLYKEVPGLRVHPHVTLSHPPLEFRTWALKLQTVRSVVQLSSVEQLHQTVKMAPTRKKWSKGKVKDKAQHAVVLEKQTAERLNKDVQSYRLITVATLVDRLKINGSLARQALADLEEKGQIKKVVGHSKMNIYTRAVTAE
- a CDS encoding uncharacterized protein (COG:S;~EggNog:ENOG410PMIA;~InterPro:IPR015943,IPR011044;~go_function: GO:0005515 - protein binding [Evidence IEA]) is translated as MDSTGAGVSNTISLSENGDYAAQLNGKDLVIHLDPASPDFKEVQIVKLKELASKSLKFSRSKPVLPSSTHSYAGVSSPGRRVLCSSDSRILVWQLDPLQLLAEIESIEPGATYVDFGGDENEVVFFHAWNTKITVFGLDSGRSQIIKSPKFSNSNGFGYRPKTRQFAVLLKPDAVDLLTIHEFRSYELIGRAVLPTIDAQGLKWSPDGRWIAVWDAASAGTRVLIFTADGQLFRTYSGPSGIDSSLDLGVRGIEWSPVTGQRGVSELLVVGKVDGTVDILKTRTFSCSITLSHVFQIEQNSPSVWRERYAADGDLEYAEASSSSAFGMPVEPSGAPRGVSIMAFSASGTLLGTVDPTRPNIVWIWDLESTPVLLSALVHEHTVRQVVWHHSKTQLLITTANTAYAAVRYWSPYSQPLVTRIPVPRSETGRYEVRWLSFDEDDDSKFWFGTPDDFVLGHLESVEDAPQFKVTTTINGKVKGSSYGPGTSR
- a CDS encoding putative heme/steroid binding domain protein (COG:E;~EggNog:ENOG410PJXB;~InterPro:IPR036400,IPR001199;~PFAM:PF00173;~TransMembrane:1 (i41-59o)); this encodes MSSELRQRQKPTPSKPSKTTNKSSSSSSSSSPKNGISILDIIRVLATLLIASCGLSYYMTSSESILWNYRPWFTRWPVLVRYIQGPLLLTPAELSLYNGTDPTLPIYLSINGTIYDVSANPLVYGAGGHYNFFTGRDATRAFVTGCFKEDLTPDMRGVEEMFIPIDDPEEEKRLTNGQRKVRREQDLRIAKQRIHKAVAHWMGFFANHKKYYEVGKVVGLEEVVKREEEEGVKRELCTAARQQRMTREQVEKAKGGK